Sequence from the Streptomyces sp. NBC_00358 genome:
CGCGATGCCGCCGCCTCCCCGCACCAACTGCGAGGCGTACGCGCCCAGGCCACCGGCGGCGCCCCAGATGAGCACGACATCGCCCTGTTTCATGCGGGCGCCGCGGTCGCTGACCAGCATGCGGTACGCCGTGCCCGCGCACAGCGGGTTGGCGGCGGCCTCCTCCCAGGTCAGATGCGCCGGCTTGGGCAGCACCTGACTCGCACGGGCGACACAGTAGTGCCCGAGGCCGCCGAAGTTCGTCTCGAAACCCCAGGCCAGCTGCCCCGCGCCGAGCATGCCGTCGGCGTGAGTCGCCGGGTCCTCGTCGTCCACGTACGCCGTGGTGATCACGACCTCGTCGCCGGCCTTCCACCGGCGCACCCCGGACCCCGCGCGGACGACGACCCCGGCCGCGTCCGAGCCGAGGACGTGGAACGGCTGGTCGTGCCGCGCCGCCCAGCGGTCGCTCGTCGCGTAGTGCTTGAGGAACGTGAATGTCGGGATCGGCTCGAACATGGCGGACCACACCGTGTTGTAGTTGATGCCGCTGGCCAGCACTGCCACCAGAACCTCGTTCGGCGCCAGTTCGGGCATCGGGACGCTGCCGACGTGGATCGACTTGCGGACGTCCTTGTCGGCGACGCCGTTGAAGCCCGCGATCTCCTCGATCCGCAGGTGCGCCGCGGTGTATTCCGCGGGCACGGGTAACCGCTCCAGCTCCTGGGGGGTGGCACCTGCCACGACTGCCTGGGCGAGCGGGTCCATGAGTTGCTCCCTTGTCTCTGGCTTCTTCGGTGTCTCCGTGCGGGCACGGCCGCGGATCGCGAGGGCGTGGCCGGCGGATCACGCCTCTGGGGGCGCAGGGGGTGAGAGGGGGTCTAAGGGTGCGGCGCAATTCCTGCCGCCTACAAGGGAATTGCGTGCTATTCCGGTGAGCGGGCGGAGGCCGGTCCGCTGAGCGCGTGGACCGGCTTCACGTCGCCCCCTCGGCCCTCCGGCCGGCGGCGTCAGCCGGGCAGCCCCAGCCCTGCCGCCAGCGTCGGCCAGGAGGCGGTGAACTCCTGTTGCCAGGACGACCATGCGTGCGAGCCGCCGGTGTAGAAGTGGACCTGCGCCGGGATGCCGAGGTCGGCGAGGTGGTCGGTGAACCGGTGGGCCTGGTTCCACAAGGTGCCCTCCAGGATCGCGCCCTGCAGATTGCCGAAGTCGGTGCTCGGCACCCCGGAGCCCTGGGAGATGTACAGACGGGTTCCTGCCAGCCCCGCCGCCTGCGCGTAGGGGTTGTGTTCGTTCCAGATGTTCCGGTTGAACAGGTAGCTGCCCCACAGGGCGAGCGGTAGTTCCAGTTCCCGGGCGACGATCGCGTTCACCACCGTCGGCATCCCGATCGACGTCGTGTCGAGCACGCCGCTGTACGAGGCGGCGGCCCCGAACGTGCCGGGGTGGCGGGCGGCGAACGCCAGCGCTCCGTAGCCGCCGGTCGAGACGCCCGCGACGGCCCGGGTGGAACCGGCCCGGTAGTTCGCCTGGAGGAGCTGCATGACCTCCTCCACCTGGAACGTCTCGTAGTCCCTGGTGGAACCGATGCCGTAGTTCCACCAGTTGGTCGGGATGCCCGTGGGTCCCGACGACGGCATCACGGTGATGACGTCCTTGTCGGCGAGGAATCCCTCGACGTCGGTCTCCCTGGTCCAGGACGTGTAGTCGTCGTGCGCTCCCTGGAGCAGGTACAGGACGGGCCAGGTCCGGGTGGGTTGTGAGGCGAAGGCGGCAGGGAGGATGACGCGCACGGGGAGTTGGGCGCCGACCGCCGGTGAGTCCACGGTGAGGTCGACCGTCCGCGCGTCGATCCACTGCTCCGCGATGATCCTTGCGCCGTCGGCGGCAGCGTCGGACGCGCTCGCGGCGGGCGTGGCGCCCAGCGCGGCGTGTGCGCCGACCAAGCCGCTCGTGGTGAGGAGAGCGGCGGTGGCGAGCACGGCGAGGCCCGCCCGCGAAGTTCTGGAGAGACGCTCCGAGGCGTTGGGACGCGCGGCGGGCTGTGTCGGTCGGGGCATGGGATGGCTCCTCGTCTCGTGGTGTCGTGCGATGGCGCGAGGGGTTGTGCCGTACGGCTCCAGCCGTGAGGTGCCGGAGGGGCCGGGAACGCCCTGCGCGGGGCGCCCCGTACGCCGTGACGTCCCGGGCGTCATGTGTCGCGCAGGTCCCGGGTGAGCAGGTCCGCAAGCGTGTCGACCACGGGCGGGTCGAGCACGGCCAGGTGATGACCCGGCAGCGGAGAGACGGTGAGATCGGCGCAGTGGGCGTTCCAGCCCAGCGACTCGTCGGTGCGCTCGTAGCGGGGATCGCGCACCGTGTGCGGGGCCGGCTCGCTCGCCCGGTACAGGAGGGTCCGGCCGCCGTACGCACCCGGCACATGGCGCTCGCCGCTGCACAGGTCGAGGTACGACGCGCGCTGGTGTTCCAGGACGGCGGGCGGCAGGGCCACGGTCTGCTGCAGAACCTTGAGGACGAGATCGACCTGGCCGGTGTCGTCCAGTCCGGCGAGTTCCGCGTAGGGGAGCGGCAGGGCCGACCCGTAGGTGCGCCGCACGTGGGTGGCGAAGCCCGAGAACCGGCGTCGGGCCGCCTCGGGCGGGGCGAGACCGCGGGGCAGGGGCAGCGGCAGCACCGAGTCGACGAGGACGAGCGCGGACACGGGGCCCCGCTCCGACAGCAGCCGTGCCGTCTCCTGGGCGACCACACCGCCGTACGACCAGCCGCCCACCAACCACGGTCCTTCGGGGGCCACTTCGGTGATCCGGCGCGCGAACTCCCGCGCACGGGCGGTCACGTCGGGGAGTTCCGCCAGTCGGTCGAGACCATGGACGCGTCGCTGCCCCGCCAGCCGCCCGGCGAGCCGCCCGTACACCTCCGACGATCCGCCCGCCGCATGCGCGAAGAAGAGCGGTGCGCCGGGACCCTCACCGTCGAAGACGCGGAGCCTTCCCGGGACGCCCCTGTCACCGTCCCGCCGCGGCGGCCCCAGCGGGGTGGTGCCGGGCGACGCGTTCGGCGTGTCCGGAAGCAGGGCGGCGACGTCCCGCAATGTGCCCTGCCGCAGGAACGCGCCCGGTTCGACCACGGTGGCGAACTCCTGCTCAAGGGCTGTCCTGATCCGTACCGCGGTCAGTGAGTCGAGGCCCAGGTCGGTCAGGGGCGTGTCCGGGTCCATGCGCTCCGGGCTGTAGCCCATCACGCCGGCCACGCAGGCACGCAGCCGGTCCAGCACGCCGGTGGCGGAACGCTGGACGGCCGCCGCGGGCCCGGATGGCGTCGACTCCTCTCCGGCCCAGAACCGCCGGTGGCGCCAGCGCGGAGACGGGACGTCGACGACGCGGCCGCCCGGTGGCTGCCCGCCGGCCGCCCGCACCCCGTGGACGAGGAGCGACGCCCGGGAGGTGTGGAAGGTGAGAGCGTCGTCCGTGTCGCGGCGCAGCGTCTCCAGCACGAGCGCGTCACCCGCCCCCGCGTGCCGCAGCGTCTCCAGGAGCGGATGCAACTGGGTGGGATGCGGGGCGACTTCGACGAAGACGCGGTGACCGTCCTCCGCGGCCGCCGTCACCGCTTGGGCGAACCGCACGGGCCTGCGGAGATTGGCCGCCCAGTAGGCGGTGTCGTGCTCAGTCGCCGCGCGTGGGTCCTCCAGCACCGTGGTGTAGTGAGTACAGCGGGGCGGGGCGTGCTCCACGGCCCCCAACTCGTCCGCGAACCGGGCGAGCAGCGGATCGACGGCTGGTGAGTGCCCGGCGGCCGTGACCCGCATTGACCGCGCGAAACCGCCTTCCTCGCGGACGCGGGCGATCAGCCCCTCCACGTCGCGCGTGCTGCCGGTCACTACGCTCTGGGCGGGCGAGGAGTGCACCGCGACCTGGAGGCTGGGGAATTCCCCGCCCAACTCGGCCATGGCCTCGCCCGAGCGGTCCACCACGGCCATCGCGCCGCCCGCGAGCGAGGCCAGCAGCCGCGAGCGGACCGCGACGATGCGGGCGCCGTCCGCCGCGTCCAGGACCCCCGACACGACCGCGGCGGCGATCTCGCCCAGGGAGTGCCCGATCACCGCGGCCGGCTCGAAACCGTACGAGCGCCAGAGGGCCGCGAGCGCCACCTGGAGCCCGTACAGGACGGGCATGACGACCACCGGGGACGAGAGGTCCGCGCCGGGCTCCAGACTCGCCCGGAGCGAGATGTGCGCCTGGTCCAGGATGAGCGGCTCCATCCTGTCGACGGCGGCGGCGAACTCCGGTTCGGCGTCCAGGAGCGCGCGGCCCATGCCGGGCCACTGCGATCCGTAGCCGGAGAACACCCACACCGGCCCGGGCCCGCCGAGGTCCCGGTCGGCGGTGATCAGCCGCGGATGCGGATCCCCGGCGGCGAACCGGGCGAGCGTCGTGGCCATGTCCTGCGAGGAGCCGTCGACCACGGCGGCTCTGCGCCGGCCGCGGCCCGTACGTCCCGCGAGGGTGCGGGCCACGTCGGCGGGACGGGCAGGGACGCCCGGTCCCGTCAGCCACCGCGCCAGCTCGCTCCCGTACGCCCGCAGCCGATCGTCCGTGTGCGCGTCCCACAGGACGACGGACGGTGTTCGCCCGATCCGCTCGGCGCGTCGGCTCCGCGCCTTCGTCCGGTGCTCGGTCAGGGCGACGTGGGCGTTGGTCCCGCCGAACCCGAACGCCGAGACACCGGCGGTCGCGGTGCCCGAGTAACGCGGCCACGGCTGGGGCTCTGTCACCACGCGCAGGCCGAGCCCTTCGAGGTCGGCGTGCGGCCCCGGCCCGGTGAAGTGCAGCTGCGC
This genomic interval carries:
- the ccrA gene encoding crotonyl-CoA carboxylase/reductase; translated protein: MDPLAQAVVAGATPQELERLPVPAEYTAAHLRIEEIAGFNGVADKDVRKSIHVGSVPMPELAPNEVLVAVLASGINYNTVWSAMFEPIPTFTFLKHYATSDRWAARHDQPFHVLGSDAAGVVVRAGSGVRRWKAGDEVVITTAYVDDEDPATHADGMLGAGQLAWGFETNFGGLGHYCVARASQVLPKPAHLTWEEAAANPLCAGTAYRMLVSDRGARMKQGDVVLIWGAAGGLGAYASQLVRGGGGIAVGVVSSEEKAERARALGCHVVINREEIGLTGNEPADPTTVGKRLGRLIRSAVGEDPHIVFEHVGRATFGVSVFVVRRGGTVVTCGSSTGYVHEFDNRYLWMRLKRIIGSHGANLEEQAEVNRLLTLGKLRSALSVTYPLTETAEAARLVQRNRHAGKVGVLALAPTTGLGVSDPQRREQLGGDAVAPLLTRS
- a CDS encoding alpha/beta hydrolase, which translates into the protein MPRPTQPAARPNASERLSRTSRAGLAVLATAALLTTSGLVGAHAALGATPAASASDAAADGARIIAEQWIDARTVDLTVDSPAVGAQLPVRVILPAAFASQPTRTWPVLYLLQGAHDDYTSWTRETDVEGFLADKDVITVMPSSGPTGIPTNWWNYGIGSTRDYETFQVEEVMQLLQANYRAGSTRAVAGVSTGGYGALAFAARHPGTFGAAASYSGVLDTTSIGMPTVVNAIVARELELPLALWGSYLFNRNIWNEHNPYAQAAGLAGTRLYISQGSGVPSTDFGNLQGAILEGTLWNQAHRFTDHLADLGIPAQVHFYTGGSHAWSSWQQEFTASWPTLAAGLGLPG
- a CDS encoding beta-ketoacyl synthase N-terminal-like domain-containing protein, giving the protein MSPGAQEVRTAVVERLRSWYGLAEDDVREDRPLAELGLTSRDAVALTAVLGDLVDRQLPATLLWETPTIGALVERVLREEETPPPPPPTAVPQASPVPVAVVGIGCRLPGGVTSAADYWRLLGEGRDAVGTVPGDRWADFAAEADLPEDISRHGAFLDDVAGFDAEFFGIGAHEATAMDPQQRLLLEVAREALDHAAIPAAALAGTRTGVFVGISGNEYAHLTTADPRSVDAWTPPGAALSVAAGRLSYVMDLRGPSMALDTACSSSLVAVHHGVRSLATGESDAVLAAGVNLLLSPSITYGFQQAGALAPDGRCKAFDRSADGIVRGEGCGVVLLKRLADAERDGDRILAVVTASAVNSDGRSNGLTAPNSQAQRAVLAQAHADPSTVDYVEAHGTGTALGDPVEAAALGAALGSGQGRPADRPLLIGSAKTNLGHLEAAAGIAGFIKTVLALHHGEIPAQLHFTGPGPHADLEGLGLRVVTEPQPWPRYSGTATAGVSAFGFGGTNAHVALTEHRTKARSRRAERIGRTPSVVLWDAHTDDRLRAYGSELARWLTGPGVPARPADVARTLAGRTGRGRRRAAVVDGSSQDMATTLARFAAGDPHPRLITADRDLGGPGPVWVFSGYGSQWPGMGRALLDAEPEFAAAVDRMEPLILDQAHISLRASLEPGADLSSPVVVMPVLYGLQVALAALWRSYGFEPAAVIGHSLGEIAAAVVSGVLDAADGARIVAVRSRLLASLAGGAMAVVDRSGEAMAELGGEFPSLQVAVHSSPAQSVVTGSTRDVEGLIARVREEGGFARSMRVTAAGHSPAVDPLLARFADELGAVEHAPPRCTHYTTVLEDPRAATEHDTAYWAANLRRPVRFAQAVTAAAEDGHRVFVEVAPHPTQLHPLLETLRHAGAGDALVLETLRRDTDDALTFHTSRASLLVHGVRAAGGQPPGGRVVDVPSPRWRHRRFWAGEESTPSGPAAAVQRSATGVLDRLRACVAGVMGYSPERMDPDTPLTDLGLDSLTAVRIRTALEQEFATVVEPGAFLRQGTLRDVAALLPDTPNASPGTTPLGPPRRDGDRGVPGRLRVFDGEGPGAPLFFAHAAGGSSEVYGRLAGRLAGQRRVHGLDRLAELPDVTARAREFARRITEVAPEGPWLVGGWSYGGVVAQETARLLSERGPVSALVLVDSVLPLPLPRGLAPPEAARRRFSGFATHVRRTYGSALPLPYAELAGLDDTGQVDLVLKVLQQTVALPPAVLEHQRASYLDLCSGERHVPGAYGGRTLLYRASEPAPHTVRDPRYERTDESLGWNAHCADLTVSPLPGHHLAVLDPPVVDTLADLLTRDLRDT